The Streptomyces hundungensis genome contains the following window.
CGCCCCGCGCAGCCTGGACCGATGAGTGAGCTGTTCCGGCCCGGGGTGCGCGTGACCGACGGGTACCACCCTGAGATGACCGTGGTGGAGCCGCGGCGCATCGGTACCCTGCGCGTGCCCAGCGGACTGCTGGCCGTCTCCGGCCCTGACACCGACCATGCAGACGGACCGCACGTCACGGTCCCCGTCACACCTGGCGAGTACGTGCTGGACGAGGCGCGGGCCCGCCACACCTACCACTGCGCGCGGGAGCAGAGCGAGGTCACGCGCACCGACACGATGGCCGTCCGCCTCCTCGTCAGCGAGGCGCCCGCGGTGTCCTGGGAGATGGCGCTCAGGCCCGAAGACGACCCTCGGCTGTTCATCGAGAACCAGATCTCCGGATTCATCACCGACGGCGCCACCGGTTGCTTCGCCGATGCCGGGGCATGGGAGCCGCTCCTTGCCCTTTTCGAGAAGGTCATGACCCAGGAAGATCCGGATCTCGACCCGGACGTCTATGAGGACATCAACGACTCCATGTACCTGCTGCGTACGCGGGACAAGGCGTCCGGGGGCGAGCTGGCGGCCTTCGCAACGACAGGGGACGGCACCTATCCCGTCTGGGTGGGTCGCAACGAAGCCGGTGAGGTGGTCGCGGTCGTAGTACTGGTGGAGAGGATGCCTGAGGTGCTCCCGGACGCCGTAACCACCACCGACGCCTGATAGATGAGCCAGTTGCCGGTGCGTGCGCCAGTATGTCGCCGCCAGCAGAACCCGGTCCTCCAGCGGCAGATTCGACGGTCGTCCGCGCCGGGTCTCGTTGGCGACTTCGTCACACGCTTCCCGCCGGTACTGGCGCGCTGATCACTTGCTGGAGAGTCGCAGATCCCCGGACCAGCTGTCACACCGGACACGGCCGGAGTCGAAGGTGAGCTCAAGCGCGATGCGGCCGGTGGACGGGTCCGCTTCTTCGTGTACCGCCAGGACCGTCTTGCCGAGATGGTCTGCGAACGGGGTCTTGTTGTGAACCTGCGTCACCTCGACGCGTCCGCACTCCGCCATGTCGTATCCCTCATGGGGGACCGATGTCTCTACGATCAGGCACCGGTCCGAACCCGTCGTCACGTGGGTGGTGGCCCCCTCGCTGTCGATCAGCCACACGTCCAACGGGTCGGTCCGGGGCTCCGCACCGTACCGGTGCCACGACGCAAGCACTCGTTCAAGACGCCGCCCCACCAGGTAATCAGGGCGCACCCCGGTCCCGTGCAACGGGCATTCGCTCAACCGCTCCGACTTCACCCAGCGACCGTACCGTCCGCCACGTCATCCCTCTCGAATCGCAGGGCGAGAAGCGGCGGTTGGTGCAACTGGTGCTGAAGGATGGAGCGGGAGGGCGCATGGAGTACCGGTCGGGGGTATGACCTGTCTTCGGAAGTCTGTGGGAGGTATGCCGTAGGCGTTCTTGAATGCGCGGCTGAAGGCCGCAGCATGGCTGAAGCCTCGACGTGCTGCAATGGCGTGCACGGGGACGTCCTGGCGCAGGGGGTCGGACAGGTCCTGCCGTGCTCGGGTGAGTCGCTGCTCAAGTAGGAAGCCTGCAACGGTCATGCCCTTCCCTTCCTGCTGGAACAGTCGGTGGAGGTAGCTGACGGATATGTGATGCGCGGCCGCGATGGCTGCGACGTCCAGTTCGCTACTGTCCGAGTTGTTGTGGATGAAGGACTTGATGCGGAGCAGCGAGGTTCTGCGATGGGTCTCGGGCGGCAAAGACCGGTCTGCGTCGAGCACGCCGGCGAAAAGTGACGCCACAAGATCAGCCAGAACCGTACTGAGCCGTGCCCCGTCGCCCTCTTGATAAGTGCTGCTTTCTTCTGTTACCTGCGTAAGGAACGTGGCCAGCAGGGATCCGATTCCGGTTCGGGCTGAAATGCGTCTGCCGATGACCTTTGCTGCCGCGCGAGGGGGCATGGGGAGGGCAGCCTTGGGGATCTCAACGCCGATGATCTCAAACGGATCCGGGCCACTGCTCAGTTCGAACGATCGCGAGGTGTCACTGGTGTGGTAGTCGAACGCGCCGTGGACCAACGTTTCCTTTCCCAAGCGGAGCATTCCCGTACCGCGCTTGACGAGGGAGATGTGAAAGGCCTCTGGGTCGGACTTGCTGATCAGCTTGGGAGTGCGACGGAAAGTGAGAGGGAAGCATTCAAGCGGATAGACTGTCACGTCGCCAAGGGCGATGTTTCGCTGATTGACCCAGAATTCTGCTTCGTGCTCGCTTCGCAAATCCATGGGCGCATGGGTTTCAGTCATGATGTCCCGCCACGTTCCGAAGCGATCGGCGGGCTCGAGTGCGGAACTCCGGAAAATGGTCTCAGGCAGCATGATCACGGGTCTACATCGGTGGCAGTGGGCGACGCAAGGTGATTTAGCGACATGGTGGACGCTGTTCAGGCTGGCCTCAAGTGGGGTGAGAGGTCGGACGGTTGGTCGTGAGGTGGCTACCTCCGTCGTCACCTTGGTTCTCCATCAACAGGTGAGCCCCGGAACGCTGTTGCTCTCGCAACGAGCCACCATCTTCGACGTCCCGCGGTGGGCGTCGAGCACGTCCCTGGGTG
Protein-coding sequences here:
- a CDS encoding AraC family transcriptional regulator is translated as MLPETIFRSSALEPADRFGTWRDIMTETHAPMDLRSEHEAEFWVNQRNIALGDVTVYPLECFPLTFRRTPKLISKSDPEAFHISLVKRGTGMLRLGKETLVHGAFDYHTSDTSRSFELSSGPDPFEIIGVEIPKAALPMPPRAAAKVIGRRISARTGIGSLLATFLTQVTEESSTYQEGDGARLSTVLADLVASLFAGVLDADRSLPPETHRRTSLLRIKSFIHNNSDSSELDVAAIAAAHHISVSYLHRLFQQEGKGMTVAGFLLEQRLTRARQDLSDPLRQDVPVHAIAARRGFSHAAAFSRAFKNAYGIPPTDFRRQVIPPTGTPCALPLHPSAPVAPTAASRPAIREG
- a CDS encoding DUF4241 domain-containing protein, whose protein sequence is MVIEVGYARAWDLEARVPWRPISVEEARERDRAGLPYVVVYRTAGREAPLEVRLVSWRDHHVGLLVYDVQGRRTYGADMRLLDNQMRLLHRYTVCWKYTRPDMVEFDQACPRVAVELFPDGRGRLTQEPQGRPGGAHITVPEVRDDGRWMERPAFGEWPLLSAQFHGVAETTAFECAEEVAAADDDSGNSPAPATCWRPPRPAQPGPMSELFRPGVRVTDGYHPEMTVVEPRRIGTLRVPSGLLAVSGPDTDHADGPHVTVPVTPGEYVLDEARARHTYHCAREQSEVTRTDTMAVRLLVSEAPAVSWEMALRPEDDPRLFIENQISGFITDGATGCFADAGAWEPLLALFEKVMTQEDPDLDPDVYEDINDSMYLLRTRDKASGGELAAFATTGDGTYPVWVGRNEAGEVVAVVVLVERMPEVLPDAVTTTDA